A single genomic interval of Syntrophorhabdaceae bacterium harbors:
- a CDS encoding DNA polymerase III subunit alpha translates to MADFVHLHLHTQYSLLDGAIRFDRLFDLAKQYRMKACSITDHGNMFGAVDFYFTAQEAGIKPIIGCEAYLAPKSRFDQKRTKGEDNAYHIVLLAMNQEGYGNLLKLTSLGHLEGFYYVPRIDKELLRSHSSGLICLTACIKGEIPNLILKDDERSLGKTIEEYREMFGERLFFELQDNGLVEQKKINERLIDLSKHYGIPIVATNDCHYLKKEDARAHELLLCIQTGKTINDKTRMSFSTDQFYFKSPEELELAFSRYPEALSNTVKIAEMCNLTIETGTYHFPEFTPPGSLGLNEYFEKLCTEGFNKKMEQIHSPHRTPGENSLEKYRQRFLYELEVIKKTGFAGYFLIVSDFINYAKENGIPVGPGRGSAAGSLIAYCLGITDIDPIKYDLIFERFLNPERISMPDIDVDFCKKGRDDVIRYVTDKYGKDNVAQIITFGTMQSKAAVRDVGRALGMPYAEVDKIAKLIVSTDSGIEKAIREEPQIKELYQKDDRVKELLDNAMVLEGLARHASTHAAGIVISNKHLTEYLPLYRGQHDETVTQYDMRIIEKIGLIKIDFLGLETLTLIDSVIKLLHAENIDIDINTIPLDDLKTYELLSSGNTAGVFQLESRGMRDLLVKLKPTKFDDIMPLIALYRPGPLKSGMVDEFIRRKNNPAYIKYETPELEGILQDTHGVIIYQEQIMKIASKLAGFSLKDSDALRKAISKKIPEALEKYKEQFIQGAISNGVSSKAAERIYDIILRFGEYGFNKSHSTAYGLIAYQTAYLKAHYPIHYFAAMLTNEINDTDKLIKYITECRESGIEVLPPDINKSGKAFQIVDNKIRFGLSGIKNVGDAAIDNILQVRDQVGEFNSFAHFCSVADSRKANKKVMESFAKAGCFDSLGLKRSQILYLVNEKTGSLSKKGTNSSYVQMDIFGAATEPDTFFKIPEIEELSHDEILSGEKESMGFYFSQHPLKPYEELIKRLTQADSQNLKDIETSDDVRIVGIVSASKEIVTKRGDKMAYISLEDTKGIMEVIIFPDLFSKNLFLIQSGKPLVITGTLDKSDDKNIKMKSKQIVLLEDCIKNFKKAVKIKIHCETFKKTELRKLKDILLSVKGPSRVSLEFILNGESRSLDVPHITIDPDKKDILLKHFTAGIDIEVFDEILS, encoded by the coding sequence ATGGCAGACTTCGTCCACCTTCACCTGCACACACAGTACAGCCTCTTAGATGGGGCAATCCGCTTCGACAGGCTCTTCGATCTGGCAAAACAATACAGGATGAAAGCCTGCAGCATCACGGACCATGGCAACATGTTCGGCGCCGTCGATTTCTATTTTACCGCACAGGAAGCGGGAATAAAACCGATAATAGGCTGTGAAGCCTATCTCGCGCCAAAATCCCGCTTTGATCAGAAAAGGACAAAAGGCGAAGACAACGCGTATCATATAGTGCTCCTCGCGATGAACCAGGAAGGCTACGGGAATCTTCTTAAACTCACAAGCCTGGGTCACCTCGAAGGCTTTTATTACGTTCCGAGAATTGATAAGGAGCTTTTAAGGTCCCACAGCTCCGGTCTCATCTGCCTCACGGCATGCATAAAAGGAGAGATACCCAATCTCATCCTGAAGGATGACGAAAGATCGCTGGGAAAGACCATAGAAGAATACCGCGAGATGTTCGGTGAGAGGCTTTTCTTTGAGCTGCAGGACAATGGGCTTGTAGAACAGAAAAAGATCAATGAGCGGCTTATTGATCTTTCAAAACACTACGGCATCCCTATCGTTGCGACCAATGACTGTCACTATCTCAAAAAGGAAGATGCAAGGGCACATGAACTCCTCTTATGCATACAGACAGGAAAAACGATAAATGACAAAACGAGGATGAGCTTCAGCACCGACCAGTTTTACTTCAAATCCCCCGAAGAGCTTGAGCTCGCGTTCTCCAGATACCCTGAAGCCCTCTCAAATACTGTCAAAATCGCTGAGATGTGCAACCTGACCATAGAAACAGGCACCTACCATTTCCCCGAATTCACTCCACCTGGTTCACTGGGATTGAACGAATATTTTGAAAAGCTCTGCACCGAGGGCTTCAACAAAAAAATGGAGCAGATCCACTCACCGCATCGAACGCCCGGTGAAAACAGCCTCGAAAAATACCGGCAGCGGTTTCTCTACGAACTGGAGGTAATCAAAAAAACAGGTTTTGCCGGGTATTTTCTGATCGTCTCAGACTTCATCAATTACGCGAAGGAAAACGGTATCCCTGTCGGCCCGGGAAGAGGTTCCGCAGCGGGCAGTCTCATAGCATACTGTCTCGGCATTACCGATATCGACCCCATAAAATACGACCTTATCTTTGAACGGTTCTTAAACCCCGAGAGGATAAGCATGCCCGATATCGACGTCGACTTTTGTAAAAAAGGAAGGGACGACGTGATCAGGTACGTGACAGATAAATACGGAAAGGATAACGTCGCCCAGATCATCACCTTCGGGACGATGCAGTCTAAGGCGGCGGTGAGGGACGTGGGGAGGGCGCTGGGGATGCCTTATGCAGAGGTCGACAAGATCGCCAAACTCATCGTATCAACTGACAGCGGGATCGAGAAGGCGATCAGGGAAGAACCGCAGATCAAGGAACTGTACCAGAAGGACGACCGTGTAAAAGAGCTGCTCGACAATGCCATGGTCCTCGAAGGCCTTGCACGCCACGCATCGACGCATGCGGCCGGCATCGTCATATCGAACAAACACCTGACGGAATACCTGCCCCTTTACAGAGGCCAGCACGACGAGACCGTCACCCAGTACGACATGAGGATCATAGAAAAGATAGGCCTCATAAAGATCGACTTCCTCGGTCTCGAGACCCTGACGTTGATCGACAGCGTCATCAAGCTCCTCCACGCTGAGAACATCGACATCGACATCAATACCATCCCCCTCGATGATCTGAAGACCTATGAGCTTCTCTCCTCGGGGAACACCGCCGGAGTATTTCAGCTTGAAAGCAGGGGAATGAGGGACCTCCTCGTAAAATTAAAACCGACAAAGTTCGATGACATCATGCCGCTCATAGCCCTTTACAGGCCCGGCCCGTTAAAAAGCGGCATGGTTGATGAATTTATCAGGAGAAAGAACAATCCGGCATATATAAAATATGAAACCCCTGAGTTGGAGGGGATCCTCCAGGATACGCACGGCGTCATTATATACCAGGAACAGATCATGAAGATCGCCTCGAAGCTGGCAGGTTTTTCCCTCAAGGACTCAGACGCCCTGAGGAAGGCTATCAGCAAGAAGATCCCCGAGGCCCTTGAAAAATACAAGGAACAGTTTATCCAGGGGGCCATATCAAACGGCGTCTCGTCGAAGGCCGCCGAAAGGATCTATGATATTATCCTCAGGTTCGGGGAGTACGGCTTCAACAAATCACACAGCACGGCCTACGGGCTCATCGCATACCAGACGGCTTACCTCAAGGCGCATTATCCAATCCATTATTTCGCGGCGATGCTCACGAACGAGATCAACGACACCGACAAACTGATCAAATATATCACCGAGTGCCGTGAGTCGGGTATCGAGGTCCTCCCACCCGATATCAATAAAAGCGGAAAGGCCTTTCAGATCGTGGATAACAAGATACGCTTCGGACTCTCCGGCATCAAGAATGTCGGTGATGCGGCGATCGACAATATCCTGCAGGTCAGGGATCAGGTTGGTGAATTCAATTCCTTTGCACATTTTTGCAGCGTTGCAGACTCACGCAAAGCAAATAAGAAGGTTATGGAGAGCTTCGCAAAGGCAGGGTGTTTCGATAGCCTCGGCTTGAAAAGATCCCAGATACTCTACCTTGTGAATGAAAAAACCGGCTCCCTTTCGAAAAAGGGGACAAACAGTTCTTACGTTCAGATGGATATATTCGGGGCCGCAACCGAACCGGATACATTTTTTAAGATACCCGAGATAGAGGAGCTTTCTCACGATGAGATCCTGAGTGGAGAAAAGGAGTCAATGGGTTTTTATTTCAGCCAGCATCCCTTAAAACCATACGAAGAGCTTATCAAAAGACTGACACAGGCGGACAGCCAGAACCTTAAAGATATCGAAACATCAGATGACGTAAGGATCGTCGGTATAGTCAGCGCCAGCAAGGAGATAGTAACAAAAAGGGGTGACAAAATGGCCTATATCTCCCTGGAAGATACAAAAGGAATTATGGAGGTAATTATCTTTCCTGACCTGTTCTCAAAGAATCTTTTCCTGATCCAGAGCGGTAAACCACTTGTGATCACCGGTACGCTTGATAAGTCAGATGACAAAAATATCAAAATGAAATCGAAACAGATCGTATTGCTTGAGGATTGCATAAAAAATTTCAAAAAGGCAGTGAAGATAAAGATACATTGTGAAACATTTAAAAAGACAGAACTCAGGAAACTCAAGGATATTCTTCTCAGCGTAAAGGGCCCTTCAAGGGTTTCGCTCGAGTTTATACTGAATGGGGAAAGCAGGTCTTTAGACGTGCCCCACATAACAATAGACCCCGATAAAAAGGATATACTCTTGAAACATTTTACTGCCGGTATCGACATAGAGGTGTTCGATGAGATATTATCTTGA
- a CDS encoding acetyl-CoA carboxylase carboxyltransferase subunit alpha — MRYYLDFEKKLEPLERRINEIERFYDINDPHYSKEVQYLQKKISKVEKEIYGELTNWQRSQLSRHLNRPHTLDYIHNIFSDFVELHGDRKYKDDPAVVGGFANYGGIKVAVIGHQKGKDVREMAHRNFGMAHPDGYRKAMRVMDMANRWQKPIITFIDTPGAFPGVGAEERGQAEAIASSIYFMFSLSVPVITIVIGEGGSGGALGIGVGNKILMMENATYSVISPEGCAAILWRDGSKGPLAADALKPTSYDLLKLNVIDEIIEEPFGGAHRNWEQSFQNTKTVLKKNLHALLEEKPEDLKTMRYDKFRKMGVFEENK, encoded by the coding sequence ATGAGATATTATCTTGATTTTGAAAAAAAACTTGAACCTTTGGAAAGAAGGATCAATGAAATTGAACGTTTTTACGATATCAACGATCCCCATTATTCGAAAGAGGTGCAGTACCTGCAAAAAAAGATCTCAAAGGTTGAGAAGGAGATCTACGGGGAGCTCACGAACTGGCAGCGTTCCCAGCTTTCCAGGCACCTGAACCGCCCTCACACCCTCGATTATATCCACAACATCTTCAGCGATTTTGTGGAACTCCATGGTGACCGCAAATATAAAGATGATCCGGCTGTTGTCGGTGGATTTGCAAACTACGGGGGCATAAAAGTAGCTGTCATCGGCCACCAGAAAGGAAAAGATGTGCGCGAGATGGCTCACAGGAATTTCGGGATGGCACATCCCGACGGTTACAGGAAGGCAATGAGGGTTATGGACATGGCCAACCGGTGGCAAAAACCCATTATCACATTCATTGACACACCCGGTGCTTTTCCCGGCGTAGGCGCTGAGGAAAGAGGACAAGCCGAGGCGATAGCGTCCAGTATATATTTCATGTTTTCACTCAGCGTTCCTGTCATCACAATAGTAATAGGTGAAGGCGGGAGCGGCGGCGCGCTGGGAATAGGTGTGGGAAATAAGATATTGATGATGGAAAACGCTACATATTCTGTCATCTCACCTGAAGGCTGCGCGGCCATACTATGGCGGGATGGCTCAAAAGGTCCTCTGGCTGCAGACGCATTAAAACCAACATCCTATGATCTCCTGAAACTAAATGTAATAGACGAGATTATTGAAGAACCATTTGGCGGGGCTCACAGGAATTGGGAACAATCCTTTCAAAATACAAAGACCGTATTGAAAAAAAATCTGCACGCTCTGCTGGAAGAAAAACCTGAAGATCTCAAGACCATGCGATACGATAAATTCCGAAAGATGGGTGTCTTCGAGGAGAACAAATGA